The sequence CGCGGGCCGGTGAAGAACAAGCCGGTCATCCTGTCCGATGGCGCTTGGCTGGCGCCGGCCTCGATTGAATACGAAGGCTGGCAGCCATTTGCGGACCGTTCCGCGGACCGCGGCGTCACCTGGGAGCGGAGCGCCAGTTTCGTGATAGACAAAACGGAGAAATTGCTGCGCGGGCCGGGAGCGATCCAGCCAACGTTCTGGGAGTCGCCCCCGGGCAAGGTGCATGCTTTGCTGCGCAGCGGCTGGGGACGAATATGGCGCGCGGATTCGGAAGACCACGGGAAGACATGGTCCCCGGTGCGGGCGACGGAACTGCCGAACAACAACAGCGGCCTGGATGTCCTGCTGATTGAGGATGGCCGACTGCTGCTGGTCTACAACCCCGTGGGCATGAACTGGGGTCCGCGGACACCACTGACGCTGGCGGTGTCGACGAATAACGGGGACGCGTTCGAGAACGTGGCCCATCTCGAAGACGACCCGGACTTGGACACCGAGTATTCCTACCCGGCGATTGTCCGGACGGATAAGGGAGTGGCTATTTCGTATACGTGGAACCGGCGACGGGTCCGGGCGTGGCAGATTCCGCTTGAGGCGCTGTGACCGGGACCGGTAACGATTGGGTTATGGGGTGACGGGCGCGCGCGCGGAATCAGCCGTGACCTCAGGAATTCGGCACGTACAATTGTTGAAAGGCGGCGCAGGTGAGCGTTGCGTCGCCAAGCGAGATCTGGGCGCCGGGGCCGATGGGCTGGGGCGCGAGCCATGCGGCGGGCACGCCGTCGACGCATACGGGCGC comes from Candidatus Hydrogenedentota bacterium and encodes:
- a CDS encoding exo-alpha-sialidase, whose amino-acid sequence is MHSPIRDVVCCSILLCLALPGGAEEERAVKPVPVRFSVEAFEARVREAGGRADFVFEDDRPFAQCHASTVVQAPNGDLLCAWFGGTEESDPDVVIWRARFSQGAWSKPERAAKVNETAHWNPVLFRDQEGVVYLFFKVGPDTDYWQTYWMRSEDSGATWSAPVELVAGDKGGRGPVKNKPVILSDGAWLAPASIEYEGWQPFADRSADRGVTWERSASFVIDKTEKLLRGPGAIQPTFWESPPGKVHALLRSGWGRIWRADSEDHGKTWSPVRATELPNNNSGLDVLLIEDGRLLLVYNPVGMNWGPRTPLTLAVSTNNGDAFENVAHLEDDPDLDTEYSYPAIVRTDKGVAISYTWNRRRVRAWQIPLEAL